One segment of Panicum virgatum strain AP13 chromosome 3K, P.virgatum_v5, whole genome shotgun sequence DNA contains the following:
- the LOC120696979 gene encoding uncharacterized protein LOC120696979 isoform X2 has product MAEHRTEESAVEVGGPAPSLLSLCLDAVAARLTRDRAGAGAGAGRTGWPGGCGRGGRGGFAEDGGGEADDDHLGPEQVAEALPWELVDLLASRLPPAALESLHHAAHARCCSSADTTAGLGGQDGHRRGIKRSRCEDFNTAWQSLFKLRWPLGVKPGHDSVVTVDWQQQYWEKHLQECLDEATESALLPSFRGGIGELSISAKIMNSIYHCEDISQQKSRLTYQFSRFGCYARCLRLQGVLCTAETYVDGVCLLLSCHVETLLSLEFIHCQLYPAVMEKICVAVLQKGSQSHGIKQLRIISSPICETRPLTISAGLLNFLSSAKSLHLLSLHDSKMQPSFAQMLIHTLLESSCGLQTLEISDNNIPGWLSKMNRSSTSSSLALKSDISLNSLSILNLRNNNLQKDDVADLHKILIKLPNLRDLDISCNPIMDEGIRSLFPFISWAIEKENPLLRLNVENCDLSSIGVSKLLECLTSVKQPLDMLSLADNPLGSSVAPALAKFLGSHVRDLNVEDIDLMTIGFQKLEEALPMEVALSHINISKNRGGIGAAYFVSRLILQAPNLVSVNAAANILPPESLEVICNALKQRTCNLDRVDLTGNFRLSDTIFPGFLEFKKHGKPILVLPSNLGTYAPYDDDP; this is encoded by the exons ATGGCGGAGCACCGCACAGAGGAGTCGGCAGTGGAGGTGGGGGGTCCGGCGCCAAGCTTGCTTTCGCTGTGCCTGGACGCGGTCGCCGCCCGTCTCACCCGCGaccgcgcgggcgcgggcgcgggcgcgggtcgAACTGGATGGCCAGGAGGGTGCGGCCGCGGTGGTCGTGGCGGATTCGCAGAAgatggcggcggggaggcggacgACGACCACCTGGGCCCGGAGCAGGTTGCGGAGGCGCTTCCCTGGGAGCTTGTAGACCTGCTGGCGTCCCGGCTCCCTCCCGCCGCGCTCGAGTCGCTCCATCACGCTGCCCATGCCCG GtgctgctcttctgctgataCTACTGctggacttggagggcaagaTGGCCACAGACGTGGGATAAAGCGTTCAAG gtgtgaagatttcaaCACAGCTTGGCAGTCGTTGTTCAAACTTCGCTGGCCCCTTGGTGTTAAGCCTGGGCATGATAGTGTGGTCACTGTGGATTGGCAGCAACAGTACTGGGAAAAGCATTTACAAGA GTGCCTGGATGAAGCTACAGAAAGTGCCTTGCTTCCTTCTTTTCGTGGGGGTATTGGTGAGTTGAGTATATCAG CTAAAATCATGAATTCCATCTACCATTGCGAGGACATTTCTCAACAGAAGTCAAGACTAACATATCAATTTAGCAGATTTGGTTGCTATGCAAG GTGCTTGAGACTGCAAGGCGTTCTTTGCACTGCAGAAACTTAT GTTGATGGTGTATGTCTGCTTCTGAGCTGCCATGTAGAGACACTGCTATCTCTTGAATTCATCCACTGCCAGCTTTATCCTGCTGTCATGGAAAAAATTTGCGTGGCTGTTTTGCAAAAGGGATCTCAAAGCCATGGGATCAAACAATTACGTATTATATCATCCCCTATCTGTGAAACCAGGCCTCTGACCATCTCTGCTGGTCTGTTAAATTTTCTATCATCTGCCAA GTCATTGCACCTGCTGTCACTCCATGATAGTAAAATGCAGCCATCATTTGCTCAAATGCTTATTCACACCCTCCTCGAGTCATCTTGTGGTTTACAAACTCTTGAGATATCAGACAATAAT ATTCCAGGCTGGCTTTCAAAAATGAACAGAAGTTCTACAAGCTCCTCATTAGCACTAAAATCAGATATTTCTTTGAACTCCCTGTCCATTCTTAACCTGAG GAATAATAATTTGCAAAAGGATGATGTTGCAGATCTTCACAAAATTCTGATAAAACTGCCAAACTTAAGGGATTTAGATATAAGTTGCAATCCAATCATGGATGAAGGTATCAG ATCGTTGTTCCCTTTTATTTCATGGGCAATTGAAAAGGAAAATCCACTTTTGAGATTAAATGTGGAGAATTGTGACTTGTCCAGTATTGGTGTCAGTAAGCTTCTTGAGTGCCTCACATCAGTTAAGCAACCACTTGATATGTTATCTCTAGCAGACAATCCTTTAGGGAG TTCTGTGGCACCTGCGTTGGCCAAATTCTTGGGTTCGCATGTAAGGGATCTAAATGTTGAAGATATTGACCTGATGACAATAGGTTTCCAAAAACTCGAGGAAGCATTGCCAATGGAAGTTGCTCTTTCCCATATCAACATCAG TAAGAATCGTGGTGGGATCGGAGCAGCATATTTTGTTTCCAGATTAATATTGCAAGCACCAAACCTTGTCTCAGTCAATGCAGCAGCCAACATTTTACCGCCTGAGTCATTGGAGGTCATTTGTAACGCCTTGAAGCAGAGGACAT GTAATTTGGATCGAGTGGATCTGACTGGCAACTTTCGTTTGTCGGACACTATTTTTCCTGGGTTCCTTGAATTCAAGAAGCATGGAAAGCCAATCCTGGTATTACCATCGAACTTGGGCACTTATGCTCCATACGACGATGACCCATGA
- the LOC120696979 gene encoding uncharacterized protein LOC120696979 isoform X1: MAEHRTEESAVEVGGPAPSLLSLCLDAVAARLTRDRAGAGAGAGRTGWPGGCGRGGRGGFAEDGGGEADDDHLGPEQVAEALPWELVDLLASRLPPAALESLHHAAHARCCSSADTTAGLGGQDGHRRGIKRSRCEDFNTAWQSLFKLRWPLGVKPGHDSVVTVDWQQQYWEKHLQECLDEATESALLPSFRGGIGELSISAKIMNSIYHCEDISQQKSRLTYQFSRFGCYARCLRLQGVLCTAETYDLLQHCKLERLMFIRIIAEPEVDGVCLLLSCHVETLLSLEFIHCQLYPAVMEKICVAVLQKGSQSHGIKQLRIISSPICETRPLTISAGLLNFLSSAKSLHLLSLHDSKMQPSFAQMLIHTLLESSCGLQTLEISDNNIPGWLSKMNRSSTSSSLALKSDISLNSLSILNLRNNNLQKDDVADLHKILIKLPNLRDLDISCNPIMDEGIRSLFPFISWAIEKENPLLRLNVENCDLSSIGVSKLLECLTSVKQPLDMLSLADNPLGSSVAPALAKFLGSHVRDLNVEDIDLMTIGFQKLEEALPMEVALSHINISKNRGGIGAAYFVSRLILQAPNLVSVNAAANILPPESLEVICNALKQRTCNLDRVDLTGNFRLSDTIFPGFLEFKKHGKPILVLPSNLGTYAPYDDDP; encoded by the exons ATGGCGGAGCACCGCACAGAGGAGTCGGCAGTGGAGGTGGGGGGTCCGGCGCCAAGCTTGCTTTCGCTGTGCCTGGACGCGGTCGCCGCCCGTCTCACCCGCGaccgcgcgggcgcgggcgcgggcgcgggtcgAACTGGATGGCCAGGAGGGTGCGGCCGCGGTGGTCGTGGCGGATTCGCAGAAgatggcggcggggaggcggacgACGACCACCTGGGCCCGGAGCAGGTTGCGGAGGCGCTTCCCTGGGAGCTTGTAGACCTGCTGGCGTCCCGGCTCCCTCCCGCCGCGCTCGAGTCGCTCCATCACGCTGCCCATGCCCG GtgctgctcttctgctgataCTACTGctggacttggagggcaagaTGGCCACAGACGTGGGATAAAGCGTTCAAG gtgtgaagatttcaaCACAGCTTGGCAGTCGTTGTTCAAACTTCGCTGGCCCCTTGGTGTTAAGCCTGGGCATGATAGTGTGGTCACTGTGGATTGGCAGCAACAGTACTGGGAAAAGCATTTACAAGA GTGCCTGGATGAAGCTACAGAAAGTGCCTTGCTTCCTTCTTTTCGTGGGGGTATTGGTGAGTTGAGTATATCAG CTAAAATCATGAATTCCATCTACCATTGCGAGGACATTTCTCAACAGAAGTCAAGACTAACATATCAATTTAGCAGATTTGGTTGCTATGCAAG GTGCTTGAGACTGCAAGGCGTTCTTTGCACTGCAGAAACTTAT GACTTGCTTCAGCATTGCAAGCTGGAGAGATTAATGTTCATAAGAATTATAGCAGAGCCTGAG GTTGATGGTGTATGTCTGCTTCTGAGCTGCCATGTAGAGACACTGCTATCTCTTGAATTCATCCACTGCCAGCTTTATCCTGCTGTCATGGAAAAAATTTGCGTGGCTGTTTTGCAAAAGGGATCTCAAAGCCATGGGATCAAACAATTACGTATTATATCATCCCCTATCTGTGAAACCAGGCCTCTGACCATCTCTGCTGGTCTGTTAAATTTTCTATCATCTGCCAA GTCATTGCACCTGCTGTCACTCCATGATAGTAAAATGCAGCCATCATTTGCTCAAATGCTTATTCACACCCTCCTCGAGTCATCTTGTGGTTTACAAACTCTTGAGATATCAGACAATAAT ATTCCAGGCTGGCTTTCAAAAATGAACAGAAGTTCTACAAGCTCCTCATTAGCACTAAAATCAGATATTTCTTTGAACTCCCTGTCCATTCTTAACCTGAG GAATAATAATTTGCAAAAGGATGATGTTGCAGATCTTCACAAAATTCTGATAAAACTGCCAAACTTAAGGGATTTAGATATAAGTTGCAATCCAATCATGGATGAAGGTATCAG ATCGTTGTTCCCTTTTATTTCATGGGCAATTGAAAAGGAAAATCCACTTTTGAGATTAAATGTGGAGAATTGTGACTTGTCCAGTATTGGTGTCAGTAAGCTTCTTGAGTGCCTCACATCAGTTAAGCAACCACTTGATATGTTATCTCTAGCAGACAATCCTTTAGGGAG TTCTGTGGCACCTGCGTTGGCCAAATTCTTGGGTTCGCATGTAAGGGATCTAAATGTTGAAGATATTGACCTGATGACAATAGGTTTCCAAAAACTCGAGGAAGCATTGCCAATGGAAGTTGCTCTTTCCCATATCAACATCAG TAAGAATCGTGGTGGGATCGGAGCAGCATATTTTGTTTCCAGATTAATATTGCAAGCACCAAACCTTGTCTCAGTCAATGCAGCAGCCAACATTTTACCGCCTGAGTCATTGGAGGTCATTTGTAACGCCTTGAAGCAGAGGACAT GTAATTTGGATCGAGTGGATCTGACTGGCAACTTTCGTTTGTCGGACACTATTTTTCCTGGGTTCCTTGAATTCAAGAAGCATGGAAAGCCAATCCTGGTATTACCATCGAACTTGGGCACTTATGCTCCATACGACGATGACCCATGA
- the LOC120696984 gene encoding probable calcium-binding protein CML28 produces the protein MQEDRAGTSSSMDSSELRKVFQMFDKNGDGQITKKELGESLRNLGIYIPEDELDGIMGKIDANGDGCVDVEEFGMLYRSIVGEGQGGDGEKRDEEEDMREAFNVFDQNGDGYITVEELRSVLASLGLKQGRTAEDCRKMISKVDADGDGRVDFTEFKQMMRGGGFAALGR, from the coding sequence ATGCAAGAAGACAGGGCGGGCACGAGCAGCAGCATGGACTCGTCGGAGCTGAGGAAGGTGTTCCAGATGTTCGACAAGAACGGCGACGGGCAGATCACCAAGAAGGAGCTGGGCGAGTCGCTGAGGAACCTGGGCATCTACATCCCCGAGGACGAGCTGGACGGCATCATGGGCAAGATCGACGCCAACGGCGACGGGTGCGTGGACGTGGAGGAGTTCGGCATGTTGTACCGCTCCATCGTCGGCGAGGGccagggcggcgacggcgagaagcgcgacgaggaggaggacatgCGGGAGGCGTTCAACGTGTTCGACCAGAACGGCGACGGCTACATCACCGTGGAGGAGCTGCGCTCCGTGCTGGCCAGCCTCGGCCTGAAGCAGGGCCGGACGGCCGAGGACTGCCGCAAGATGATCAGCAAGGTggacgccgacggcgacggccgcgtCGACTTCACGGAGTTCAAGCAGATGATGCGCGGCGGAGGGTTCGCCGCGCTAggtagatga
- the LOC120696979 gene encoding uncharacterized protein LOC120696979 isoform X3: protein MPVPSGVFSDKIVNPRRGRDGNYACNCAYSRCCSSADTTAGLGGQDGHRRGIKRSRCEDFNTAWQSLFKLRWPLGVKPGHDSVVTVDWQQQYWEKHLQECLDEATESALLPSFRGGIGELSISAKIMNSIYHCEDISQQKSRLTYQFSRFGCYARCLRLQGVLCTAETYDLLQHCKLERLMFIRIIAEPEVDGVCLLLSCHVETLLSLEFIHCQLYPAVMEKICVAVLQKGSQSHGIKQLRIISSPICETRPLTISAGLLNFLSSAKSLHLLSLHDSKMQPSFAQMLIHTLLESSCGLQTLEISDNNIPGWLSKMNRSSTSSSLALKSDISLNSLSILNLRNNNLQKDDVADLHKILIKLPNLRDLDISCNPIMDEGIRSLFPFISWAIEKENPLLRLNVENCDLSSIGVSKLLECLTSVKQPLDMLSLADNPLGSSVAPALAKFLGSHVRDLNVEDIDLMTIGFQKLEEALPMEVALSHINISKNRGGIGAAYFVSRLILQAPNLVSVNAAANILPPESLEVICNALKQRTCNLDRVDLTGNFRLSDTIFPGFLEFKKHGKPILVLPSNLGTYAPYDDDP from the exons ATGCCCG TGCCATCTGGTGTTTTCTCTGACAAAATCGTGAATCCTCGTAGAGGGAGAGATGGTAATTATGCCTGTAATTGCGCGTATTCCAGGtgctgctcttctgctgataCTACTGctggacttggagggcaagaTGGCCACAGACGTGGGATAAAGCGTTCAAG gtgtgaagatttcaaCACAGCTTGGCAGTCGTTGTTCAAACTTCGCTGGCCCCTTGGTGTTAAGCCTGGGCATGATAGTGTGGTCACTGTGGATTGGCAGCAACAGTACTGGGAAAAGCATTTACAAGA GTGCCTGGATGAAGCTACAGAAAGTGCCTTGCTTCCTTCTTTTCGTGGGGGTATTGGTGAGTTGAGTATATCAG CTAAAATCATGAATTCCATCTACCATTGCGAGGACATTTCTCAACAGAAGTCAAGACTAACATATCAATTTAGCAGATTTGGTTGCTATGCAAG GTGCTTGAGACTGCAAGGCGTTCTTTGCACTGCAGAAACTTAT GACTTGCTTCAGCATTGCAAGCTGGAGAGATTAATGTTCATAAGAATTATAGCAGAGCCTGAG GTTGATGGTGTATGTCTGCTTCTGAGCTGCCATGTAGAGACACTGCTATCTCTTGAATTCATCCACTGCCAGCTTTATCCTGCTGTCATGGAAAAAATTTGCGTGGCTGTTTTGCAAAAGGGATCTCAAAGCCATGGGATCAAACAATTACGTATTATATCATCCCCTATCTGTGAAACCAGGCCTCTGACCATCTCTGCTGGTCTGTTAAATTTTCTATCATCTGCCAA GTCATTGCACCTGCTGTCACTCCATGATAGTAAAATGCAGCCATCATTTGCTCAAATGCTTATTCACACCCTCCTCGAGTCATCTTGTGGTTTACAAACTCTTGAGATATCAGACAATAAT ATTCCAGGCTGGCTTTCAAAAATGAACAGAAGTTCTACAAGCTCCTCATTAGCACTAAAATCAGATATTTCTTTGAACTCCCTGTCCATTCTTAACCTGAG GAATAATAATTTGCAAAAGGATGATGTTGCAGATCTTCACAAAATTCTGATAAAACTGCCAAACTTAAGGGATTTAGATATAAGTTGCAATCCAATCATGGATGAAGGTATCAG ATCGTTGTTCCCTTTTATTTCATGGGCAATTGAAAAGGAAAATCCACTTTTGAGATTAAATGTGGAGAATTGTGACTTGTCCAGTATTGGTGTCAGTAAGCTTCTTGAGTGCCTCACATCAGTTAAGCAACCACTTGATATGTTATCTCTAGCAGACAATCCTTTAGGGAG TTCTGTGGCACCTGCGTTGGCCAAATTCTTGGGTTCGCATGTAAGGGATCTAAATGTTGAAGATATTGACCTGATGACAATAGGTTTCCAAAAACTCGAGGAAGCATTGCCAATGGAAGTTGCTCTTTCCCATATCAACATCAG TAAGAATCGTGGTGGGATCGGAGCAGCATATTTTGTTTCCAGATTAATATTGCAAGCACCAAACCTTGTCTCAGTCAATGCAGCAGCCAACATTTTACCGCCTGAGTCATTGGAGGTCATTTGTAACGCCTTGAAGCAGAGGACAT GTAATTTGGATCGAGTGGATCTGACTGGCAACTTTCGTTTGTCGGACACTATTTTTCCTGGGTTCCTTGAATTCAAGAAGCATGGAAAGCCAATCCTGGTATTACCATCGAACTTGGGCACTTATGCTCCATACGACGATGACCCATGA
- the LOC120696980 gene encoding calcium-dependent protein kinase 29-like, with translation MGNCCVARPSCNSNKRRGGAGASAGGGRAGVGNRGGRLGGANVRSYSTLSSICDGARDAAAQPPLTVLGAGLAAAASAEELLRRYQLGEELGRGEFGLTRRCTDAATGEVLACKSISKRKLRSSVDIEDVRREVAIMRSLPDHPSVVRLREAFEDADAVHLVMEVCEGGELFDRIVSRGHYTERAAAGVIRTIMEVVQHCHKHGVMHRDLKPENFLYANTSENSPLKVIDFGLSVCFKPGDRFREIVGSPYYMAPEVLKRNYGQEIDIWSAGVILYILLCGVPPFWAETDEGIAQAIIRSNLDFSREPWPKVSENAKDLVRKMLDPSAYSRLTAQQVLEHPWIQNASAAPNIPLGEAVRSRLKQFTVMNKFKKKALLVVAECIPTEELEAIKELFQMLDTNKDGHLTIEELRKGLQTTGHNVHDTDVDMLMEAADMDGNGTLDCKEFVTVSIHLKKIRSEDHLPKVFSYFDKNGSGYIEMDELKEALSPRGGDQKAIDDIIMDVDKDKDGKISYEEFELMMRAGMDWRNTSRQYSRAVYNTLSRKMFKDVSLKLDVNGGAEALGVGAAVANKQEEREAVD, from the exons ATGGGGAACTGCTGCGTCGCCCGGCCGTCCTGCAACAGCAATAAGCGCCGAGGTggcgccggcgccagcgccggcggcgggcgcgccggcgtcgggaaccgcggcggccgcctcggcggcgccAACGTGCGGTCCTACTCCACGCTGTCCTCGATCTGCGACGGCGCGCGCGACGCCGCGGCGCAGCCGCCGCTGACCGTGCTGGGGGcgggcctggcggcggcggccagcgcggaGGAGCTGCTCCGGCGGTACCAGCTCGGCGAGGAGCTGGGGCGCGGCGAGTTCGGGCTGACGCGGCGGTGCACGGACGCGGCCACGGGCGAGGTGCTGGCGTGCAAGTCCATCAGCAAGCGCAAGCTCCGCAGCAGCGTCGACATCGAGGACGTGCGGCGGGAGGTGGCCATCATGCGCTCCCTGCCGGACCACCCCAGCGTCGTGCGCCTGCGCGAGGCCTTCGAGGACGCCGACGCTGTGCACCTCGTCATGGAGGTCTGCGagggcggcgagctcttcgaccGCATCGTCTCGCGCGGCCACTACacggagcgcgccgccgccggcgtcatcCGCACCATCATGGAGGTCGTACAG CATTGCCACAAGCACGGCGTCATGCACCGGGACCTCAAGCCTGAGAACTTCCTGTATGCCAACACATCTGAGAACTCTCCTCTGAAGGTTATCGACTTCGGTCTCTCTGTGTGCTTCAAACCAG GTGACAGGTTCCGTGAGATCGTTGGATCCCCCTACTACATGGCACCTGAAGTCCTGAAGCGGAACTACGGGCAAGAAATCGACATCTGGAGTGCAGGAGTCATACTCTACATCTTGCTATGTGGTGTCCCACCTTTCTGGGCTG AGACTGATGAGGGGATTGCACAGGCTATCATCCGGTCGAACCTCGATTTCTCGAGAGAACCTTGGCCAAAGGTGTCCGAGAATGCAAAGGATCTTGTCAGGAAGATGCTTGATCCGAGCGCCTACTCTCGGTTGACTGCCCAGCAGGTTCTAG AGCATCCTTGGATACAGAATGCCAGTGCAGCTCCCAACATCCCTCTTGGAGAAGCAGTGAGGTCCAGGCTGAAGCAATTCACTGTGATGAACAAGTTCAAGAAGAAGGCCCTGCTT GTTGTGGCAGAGTGCATCCCAACCGAAGAGCTCGAGGCAATCAAGGAGCTGTTCCAAATGTTGGACACCAACAAGGATGGGCACTTGACGATCGAAGAACTCAGGAAGGGACTGCAAACGACAGGGCACAATGTCCATGACACAGACGTGGATATGCTCATGGAAGCG GCAGACATGGACGGCAATGGCACCCTGGACTGCAAGGAGTTTGTGACAGTGTCGATCCACCTGAAGAAAATCCGTAGTGAGGATCACCTGCCCAAGGTGTTCAGCTACTTCGACAAGAACGGGAGCGGGTACATCGAGATGGACGAGCTGAAGGAGGCCCTCTCTCCAAGAGGAGGCGACCAGAAGGCGATCGACGACATCATCATGGACGTCGACAAGGACAAGGACGGGAAGATCAGCTACGAAGAGTTCGAGCTGATGATGAGAGCAGGGATGGACTGGAGGAACACGTCGAGGCAGTACTCGAGAGCAGTTTACAACACCCTGAGCCGCAAGATGTTCAAGGATGTGTCCCTGAAGCTTGACGTCAACGGTGGTGCAGAAGCACTTGGTGTTGGGGCAGCAGTGGCGAATAAACAAGAAGAACGAGAAGCGGTTGACTGA